A window of Eubacteriaceae bacterium ES3 contains these coding sequences:
- the eutJ gene encoding ethanolamine utilization protein EutJ gives MDWKSGNDAILELAELIREKKANPYTGKLKVGVDLGTANIVVAVVDENNRPIAGATQGASVVRDGIVVDYLGASQIVRKLKGEVEAILGVDLTNANAATAIPPGILEGNTKIISNVVDSADFIVTNVVDEPTAAATVLGITEGAVVDVGGGTTGISVIKDGEVVFTADEATGGTHMSLVLAGFHHISFEEAEAYKKNESQKKVFPIIKPVVQKMASIVNRFLTGYDVDVIYVVGGACLFDDFEKIFEAETGIKTIKPVEPLLVTPLGIAFNCQG, from the coding sequence ATGGATTGGAAATCTGGAAATGACGCAATACTTGAACTAGCCGAACTGATACGCGAGAAAAAGGCAAACCCTTACACTGGCAAGTTAAAAGTCGGTGTGGATTTGGGAACTGCCAATATAGTTGTAGCTGTTGTGGATGAAAACAATCGACCCATAGCTGGAGCTACGCAAGGTGCATCAGTGGTACGTGACGGGATTGTAGTTGATTATCTCGGTGCAAGCCAAATCGTGAGAAAACTAAAAGGTGAAGTTGAAGCTATCCTTGGTGTTGACCTAACTAACGCCAATGCAGCGACTGCTATACCGCCGGGAATTCTCGAAGGTAATACAAAAATTATTTCGAATGTCGTTGATTCAGCTGATTTTATTGTTACTAATGTGGTTGATGAACCGACTGCAGCAGCAACTGTCCTTGGGATAACCGAAGGAGCTGTTGTAGATGTTGGTGGTGGAACTACAGGAATCAGTGTCATTAAAGATGGAGAAGTTGTATTTACTGCCGATGAAGCAACTGGAGGTACTCATATGAGCCTTGTGCTGGCAGGTTTTCATCATATCAGCTTTGAAGAAGCGGAAGCATATAAGAAAAATGAATCACAAAAGAAAGTGTTTCCAATTATCAAACCGGTTGTGCAGAAAATGGCATCCATTGTCAATCGATTTTTAACAGGTTATGATGTGGATGTAATATATGTGGTTGGCGGGGCTTGCCTCTTTGATGATTTTGAAAAAATATTTGAAGCAGAAACCGGTATTAAAACCATAAAACCAGTCGAACCGTTATTGGTAACACCCTTAGGGATAGCCTTTAATTGTCAAGGGTAA
- a CDS encoding diol dehydratase reactivase subunit alpha has protein sequence MILAGIDIGNASTETALARYVDGKMDFLSSGIVDTTGMKGTRQNIHGVFASLKQALEKVDLTVENVDLIRINEAAPVIGDVAMETITETIITESTMIGHNPSTPGGLGIGVGVTVDIREVNNCEKGSAVIVIIPREVDFDSSSSIINNAVKSGIYVNGAIVQRDDGVLINNRLEKKIPIVDEVSLIEKVPLNMRAAIEVAAPGSVVEQLSNPYGIATVFELSSDETKQVVPVSRALIGNRSAVVIKTPAGDVKERKIPAGQIIIQGENKKAQVNVDEGADKIMEAIRSVAPVLDIKGEAGTNAGGMLEKVRQVMSNLTDQLPAAIKIQDLLAVDTFVPQTVKGGVAEEFSMENAVGIAAMVKADKLQMNMIAEELEKELGVKVEVGGVEADMAIRGALTTPGSNKPMAIIDMGAGSTDAAIINRSNEIKSIHLAGAGNMVTLLIASELGFEDLAMAEDIKKYPLAKVESLFHIRHEDGTVQFYDKPLDPRTFARVVILTPMGMVPIPGNHSMERIRQIRRDAKSKVFVVNAIRSLERVSPTGNVRDMEFVTLVGGSALDFEIPQLVTDALSKYSIVAGRANIRGEEGPRNAVATGLVLAYGEGE, from the coding sequence ATGATTTTAGCAGGTATTGATATTGGAAATGCAAGTACAGAAACTGCACTTGCCCGATATGTTGACGGAAAAATGGACTTCCTTTCCAGTGGGATTGTTGATACCACTGGGATGAAAGGAACGCGACAGAATATTCATGGAGTATTTGCTTCTCTAAAACAAGCCCTGGAAAAAGTTGATCTTACTGTCGAAAACGTTGATCTTATAAGAATCAACGAGGCTGCACCCGTTATCGGGGATGTAGCAATGGAAACTATTACTGAAACAATCATTACGGAGTCCACCATGATCGGTCACAATCCCTCTACACCAGGGGGATTGGGGATCGGTGTGGGGGTCACCGTAGACATAAGGGAAGTTAATAATTGTGAAAAAGGGTCGGCGGTTATCGTCATAATACCCCGAGAGGTGGATTTTGATAGTTCGTCCAGCATTATTAACAATGCCGTTAAAAGCGGTATATATGTAAATGGTGCCATTGTCCAGCGTGATGATGGCGTTTTAATTAATAACCGTTTAGAGAAAAAAATCCCTATCGTTGATGAGGTTTCATTAATCGAAAAAGTCCCATTGAATATGCGCGCAGCCATTGAGGTAGCAGCACCTGGATCTGTAGTCGAACAGCTGTCCAATCCCTATGGTATTGCGACAGTATTTGAATTAAGTTCGGATGAAACGAAGCAGGTAGTCCCTGTTTCACGTGCGTTAATTGGAAATCGCTCAGCAGTTGTAATCAAAACACCTGCTGGTGATGTAAAAGAACGTAAAATCCCTGCGGGTCAGATCATTATTCAGGGTGAAAATAAAAAAGCTCAGGTAAATGTTGATGAAGGGGCAGATAAGATCATGGAGGCTATTCGATCAGTGGCTCCTGTTTTAGATATTAAAGGCGAAGCAGGAACAAATGCTGGTGGAATGCTCGAAAAAGTGCGACAGGTTATGTCAAATCTGACTGATCAGTTGCCTGCTGCCATCAAAATTCAAGATTTACTGGCGGTTGATACTTTTGTTCCGCAGACTGTAAAAGGCGGGGTTGCGGAAGAATTCTCAATGGAAAATGCTGTTGGGATTGCAGCCATGGTAAAAGCCGATAAACTGCAGATGAACATGATTGCCGAGGAGCTTGAAAAAGAACTGGGTGTAAAAGTTGAAGTTGGTGGTGTGGAAGCTGATATGGCAATCCGCGGTGCCCTTACTACCCCAGGCAGCAATAAACCGATGGCAATTATTGATATGGGTGCCGGATCGACAGATGCAGCCATTATCAATCGTTCCAACGAAATTAAATCAATTCATTTAGCTGGTGCCGGCAATATGGTAACACTGCTGATTGCATCAGAACTTGGTTTTGAAGATTTAGCAATGGCGGAGGATATTAAAAAGTATCCACTGGCTAAAGTTGAAAGTTTGTTCCATATCAGACATGAAGATGGTACAGTACAGTTTTATGATAAACCGCTTGACCCTCGAACATTTGCCCGTGTTGTTATTCTGACTCCAATGGGGATGGTTCCAATCCCAGGAAATCATTCAATGGAAAGAATCAGACAGATACGACGTGATGCAAAATCAAAGGTTTTTGTGGTCAATGCTATTCGGTCATTAGAACGAGTAAGTCCTACCGGGAACGTTCGGGATATGGAGTTTGTAACACTCGTTGGCGGTTCAGCGCTAGATTTTGAAATTCCGCAGCTGGTAACAGATGCACTTTCTAAATATAGCATCGTTGCCGGACGGGCAAATATCAGAGGGGAAGAAGGTCCACGTAACGCAGTTGCAACCGGACTCGTACTGGCGTACGGCGAAGGTGAATAA
- a CDS encoding propanediol/glycerol family dehydratase medium subunit: protein MAINEQMLKSIIEDVLKEMTGAAPAAAPAAAAAGAVKLTPVGDATQGVASDEVVIGLAPAFAEFQNVNIIDVPHDKILKEIIAGIEEEGLKARVIKVYRSSDVAVCGHTAAKLSGSGIGIGLQSKGTSLIHQKDLPQLSNLELFSQAPLIDLETYRAIGKNAAKYAKGESPAPVPVRNDQMARPAFQAKAALLHIKETEHVVNGKKAVEQQVSFV from the coding sequence ATGGCTATTAATGAACAAATGTTAAAAAGCATTATCGAAGATGTTTTAAAAGAAATGACTGGTGCAGCTCCTGCTGCCGCTCCTGCCGCTGCCGCTGCTGGTGCAGTTAAACTGACTCCAGTTGGAGATGCAACTCAGGGTGTTGCCAGTGATGAAGTAGTTATCGGTCTGGCTCCTGCTTTTGCTGAATTCCAGAATGTTAACATCATCGATGTTCCTCACGATAAAATCTTAAAAGAAATTATCGCTGGTATCGAAGAAGAAGGCCTGAAAGCTCGTGTAATTAAAGTATACAGATCTTCTGACGTTGCTGTTTGCGGACATACTGCTGCAAAATTAAGCGGTTCTGGAATCGGTATTGGTCTACAGTCAAAAGGAACTTCTCTGATTCATCAGAAAGACCTTCCACAGTTAAGTAACCTTGAACTTTTCTCACAGGCTCCATTGATCGATTTAGAAACATATCGAGCTATCGGGAAAAATGCTGCTAAATACGCTAAAGGTGAAAGCCCAGCGCCAGTGCCAGTAAGAAATGATCAGATGGCACGACCTGCTTTCCAGGCTAAAGCAGCTCTGTTACATATTAAAGAAACAGAACATGTTGTAAATGGTAAAAAAGCCGTTGAACAACAAGTTTCGTTTGTATAA
- a CDS encoding glycerol dehydratase reactivase beta/small subunit family protein has translation MRLDYDAPKPEIKVLHGKNETLKCIVEHVLHGIEEEGLLFSVENNDEMDSIELAYRGAELSHLGVGIGITEKEVVLHFIKLKEDQPLFRVPSYSDVETLRALGSNAARIVKRMPFKELTNTELS, from the coding sequence ATGCGATTAGACTACGATGCTCCCAAACCTGAAATCAAGGTGTTACACGGAAAAAATGAAACACTTAAATGTATCGTTGAGCATGTATTGCATGGCATTGAGGAAGAAGGTCTGCTATTCTCAGTTGAAAATAATGATGAGATGGACTCGATCGAGCTTGCTTACCGAGGTGCTGAACTATCACATCTGGGTGTGGGAATCGGAATTACTGAAAAAGAAGTAGTCTTGCATTTTATTAAATTAAAAGAAGATCAACCGCTTTTTAGGGTTCCATCTTACAGTGATGTTGAAACGTTGAGAGCTTTAGGTTCTAATGCAGCAAGAATTGTTAAACGCATGCCATTTAAAGAATTAACAAATACTGAACTGTCGTAA
- a CDS encoding cob(I)yrinic acid a,c-diamide adenosyltransferase: MPNVYTRGGDKGETSLFGSSRTGKDNIRVDAYGTMDEANSAIGFAKSLIEDEEIKEILHHLQKRIFVLGAELASDAKGREMLTDSICQDDIDYMEKVLDHYLAIVGPQRDFVIPGENQSSAALHMARTVVRRGERIVVHYNREDGAVRPEMIKFVNRLSDTLFVLARMEDFNGVVKDVVGIVKEKINEVSEAQTSSVETDQDFSLLRLAKKMSAAARVKAEDIGVPIVFSVVDQGGNLVYFERMEDALMVSIDISMNKAYTANALKMSTDKVAGAVKEEGSLYGLQWTNNGKMVVFGGGYPIKVNGEVIGGIGVSGGSVDEDMIIAKSALEVL, encoded by the coding sequence ATGCCAAATGTATATACCCGTGGCGGCGATAAAGGTGAAACTAGCCTGTTTGGATCGTCGCGAACAGGAAAAGACAATATCAGAGTCGATGCATATGGAACAATGGATGAAGCAAATTCAGCCATTGGTTTTGCCAAATCGTTAATCGAGGATGAAGAAATTAAAGAAATTCTTCACCATCTGCAGAAACGTATTTTTGTTTTAGGTGCAGAGCTCGCAAGCGATGCTAAGGGAAGAGAAATGCTCACGGACTCTATCTGTCAGGATGATATTGACTATATGGAGAAAGTTCTTGACCATTATCTTGCAATTGTAGGTCCTCAGCGAGACTTTGTTATTCCTGGCGAGAATCAAAGTTCAGCCGCTCTTCATATGGCGCGAACAGTTGTCAGACGAGGTGAACGAATTGTTGTTCACTATAATCGTGAAGATGGTGCCGTTCGACCAGAGATGATTAAATTTGTCAATCGGCTGTCTGATACGCTTTTTGTTTTGGCAAGAATGGAAGATTTCAACGGCGTTGTTAAAGATGTAGTTGGAATTGTAAAGGAAAAAATTAATGAAGTTTCAGAAGCACAGACTTCATCTGTCGAAACTGACCAGGATTTCTCATTATTGCGGCTGGCAAAGAAAATGAGTGCAGCTGCCCGGGTTAAAGCGGAAGATATTGGGGTTCCAATTGTGTTTTCGGTTGTTGATCAGGGTGGAAATTTAGTCTATTTTGAACGAATGGAAGACGCTCTTATGGTTTCTATTGATATCTCTATGAATAAGGCCTATACAGCCAATGCACTGAAAATGTCAACTGACAAAGTTGCTGGTGCAGTTAAGGAAGAGGGATCTTTATATGGATTACAGTGGACCAATAACGGCAAAATGGTTGTTTTTGGCGGTGGTTATCCAATTAAAGTAAATGGCGAAGTGATTGGCGGTATCGGTGTCAGCGGAGGATCGGTTGACGAAGACATGATTATAGCCAAAAGTGCTCTGGAAGTTCTGTGA
- a CDS encoding EutN/CcmL family microcompartment protein, with protein MQLAKVVGNVVSTQKDANLVGCKLLIIKKIDEYGEFEKYSSQSTAIAVDAVGAGIGETVIVTSGSNARYVYGDKMAPLDMTIVGIVDEIQIV; from the coding sequence ATGCAGTTAGCTAAAGTAGTAGGAAATGTGGTTTCAACACAAAAAGACGCAAATCTTGTTGGTTGTAAACTACTGATCATTAAAAAAATTGATGAGTACGGAGAATTTGAAAAGTATTCAAGTCAGTCAACAGCCATTGCGGTAGATGCAGTTGGAGCTGGTATCGGTGAAACCGTCATTGTTACATCAGGCAGCAATGCCAGATACGTTTATGGCGATAAAATGGCACCGCTTGATATGACAATTGTCGGCATTGTCGATGAAATTCAAATCGTTTAA
- a CDS encoding diol dehydratase small subunit has product MTQEQMLEQIVKQVMSSMGTAAAPAAATGTVTCADYPIGDKKPELIKSATGKALTELTLDKLLAGELKPEDLRIRPETLELQAQVAESVKRGAFALNLRRAAELIAVSDERLLEIYNALRPYKSTKEELVAIADELKNKYNAPISASLVAEAADVYYARKRSKEFI; this is encoded by the coding sequence ATGACACAAGAACAAATGTTAGAACAGATCGTAAAACAGGTAATGAGTTCTATGGGTACAGCTGCAGCTCCTGCAGCAGCAACTGGAACTGTTACATGTGCTGATTATCCAATCGGCGATAAAAAACCTGAACTGATCAAATCAGCTACAGGAAAAGCATTAACAGAATTAACTCTAGATAAATTGTTAGCTGGAGAATTAAAACCAGAAGATTTAAGAATCCGTCCAGAAACTCTGGAACTGCAGGCTCAGGTAGCTGAATCTGTAAAACGAGGCGCTTTTGCTCTTAACTTAAGAAGAGCTGCTGAGTTAATCGCAGTTTCTGATGAACGTCTTCTTGAAATCTACAACGCACTGCGACCATACAAATCTACTAAAGAAGAACTGGTTGCCATTGCTGATGAATTAAAGAACAAATATAATGCACCGATTTCTGCTTCTCTAGTAGCTGAAGCAGCTGATGTGTACTATGCTAGAAAGCGATCTAAAGAATTTATCTAA
- a CDS encoding BMC domain-containing protein, which yields MNRGEAIGLIEAIGLATAVEAADAAVKSANVTLIGYEPCKGDGMSTIKVAGDVGAVKAACEAAAAACANGRGVFSVKVIPRPAQGIDKLIYNKETVGYTPAVEKKNDESVEEETTESTEE from the coding sequence TTGAATAGAGGAGAGGCCATTGGCCTGATTGAAGCTATCGGGTTGGCCACAGCTGTGGAAGCAGCCGATGCGGCGGTTAAGTCAGCAAATGTCACCCTTATAGGGTACGAACCATGTAAAGGTGATGGGATGTCAACCATCAAGGTAGCCGGTGATGTAGGTGCAGTGAAGGCTGCCTGTGAAGCGGCGGCAGCAGCCTGTGCTAACGGACGTGGTGTTTTTAGTGTCAAAGTAATACCAAGACCCGCGCAAGGCATTGATAAGCTGATTTACAACAAAGAAACTGTTGGTTATACACCAGCAGTAGAAAAGAAAAATGACGAGAGTGTTGAAGAGGAAACAACCGAATCAACTGAAGAATAA
- a CDS encoding phosphate propanoyltransferase translates to MNAEEKQVIEQIVINTVKRLIEAENTPNRVVLGISNKHIHLSKEDIETLFGEGHELTNIKDLKQPGQYACAECVKVIGPKGSFGKVRVLGPARPESQVEISLTDARTLGINAPVSESGKLEGTPGITLEGPKGSVTLERGVMIALRHIHMPPEVAEALGINDKDFVCVETEGVRKTIFCNVLARVSDKFDLEMHLDTDEANAAGLSNNDYLKIIPNR, encoded by the coding sequence ATGAATGCAGAAGAAAAACAAGTAATTGAACAGATCGTAATCAATACAGTCAAAAGACTGATTGAGGCCGAAAATACTCCCAATCGTGTTGTTCTTGGTATCTCGAATAAGCATATTCATTTATCAAAAGAAGACATTGAAACACTTTTCGGAGAAGGGCACGAACTGACAAATATTAAAGACTTAAAACAGCCAGGGCAATATGCTTGTGCTGAATGTGTAAAAGTTATCGGACCTAAAGGCAGCTTTGGAAAAGTCAGAGTTTTAGGACCGGCACGACCGGAAAGTCAGGTTGAAATTTCGCTTACTGATGCCAGAACTTTAGGTATCAATGCGCCTGTTTCAGAGTCTGGTAAACTGGAAGGAACACCGGGAATAACCCTCGAAGGACCTAAAGGATCAGTAACACTGGAACGCGGTGTGATGATTGCTTTGCGACATATTCATATGCCGCCAGAAGTAGCTGAAGCTTTGGGAATAAATGACAAAGACTTTGTCTGTGTCGAAACTGAAGGCGTTCGAAAAACAATTTTCTGCAATGTACTGGCTAGAGTTTCGGATAAATTTGATTTAGAGATGCATCTGGATACCGATGAAGCCAATGCAGCAGGACTTTCGAACAACGATTATTTAAAAATTATACCTAACAGGTGA
- a CDS encoding SLBB domain-containing protein — MSANLVELVQSAGIVGAGGAGFPTQVKINCTVDTVVVNGAECEPLLRVDQQLMDLEAVKMLTALQAVMDQTQAKEGIIGLKKKYKPAIESLTKELSAFPKIRIHPMGNFYPAGDEQVLVYETTKRIVPEGGIPLNVNTMVINVETLLSIYDIMTSGKPVIDTYVTLTGEVRNPLTTKLPLGITVKEALELAGGTTVDEYAIINGGPMMGKIVDVDSTITKTTKGLIVLPKMHPLIVSKTKPVKESMKMAAIACMQCNYCTELCPRYALGHNLEPHKLMRIAAYASTVDTSTQATNAFLCCECGLCQYACVMDLQPWKINTMLKRELGSRGIKNPHHNAPETAVPFREGKQFNVYRLVSRLGLTKYDLPAPMVETEKTYKKVSLLLSQHIGAPAVPVVKVGEQVDKGQLVAEIPEGKLGSRIFASISGTITAVDGDKIIIES; from the coding sequence ATGAGCGCAAACTTAGTAGAATTAGTACAAAGCGCCGGTATTGTAGGTGCCGGCGGGGCCGGGTTTCCGACCCAGGTCAAAATAAACTGCACGGTAGACACGGTAGTTGTTAACGGAGCAGAATGTGAACCTTTATTGCGCGTTGATCAACAATTAATGGATCTGGAGGCTGTCAAAATGTTGACAGCGCTCCAGGCTGTTATGGATCAAACACAAGCTAAGGAAGGCATTATCGGCCTTAAGAAAAAATACAAACCTGCGATTGAATCATTAACCAAAGAATTAAGTGCGTTTCCCAAAATTAGAATTCATCCGATGGGTAATTTTTATCCTGCTGGTGATGAACAGGTTTTGGTATACGAAACAACTAAAAGGATCGTTCCAGAAGGTGGAATACCTTTAAATGTAAACACTATGGTTATAAATGTGGAGACACTTCTTAGCATTTATGATATAATGACATCAGGGAAGCCTGTAATCGATACATATGTTACATTAACAGGTGAAGTTAGAAATCCATTAACGACAAAGCTGCCATTAGGTATTACTGTAAAGGAAGCTTTGGAATTAGCTGGCGGTACTACTGTTGATGAATATGCTATCATCAATGGTGGCCCAATGATGGGGAAGATTGTGGATGTTGATTCAACAATCACAAAAACAACAAAGGGACTAATCGTACTCCCTAAAATGCATCCTCTCATTGTTTCTAAAACAAAACCGGTAAAAGAGTCTATGAAAATGGCAGCAATTGCCTGTATGCAGTGTAATTACTGTACAGAATTATGTCCACGTTATGCATTAGGTCATAATCTGGAACCGCATAAACTGATGCGAATTGCTGCATATGCATCGACCGTGGATACATCCACTCAAGCTACTAACGCATTTCTATGCTGTGAATGTGGCTTATGTCAATACGCATGTGTTATGGACTTGCAACCTTGGAAGATCAATACCATGCTTAAGCGAGAACTTGGAAGCCGAGGAATCAAGAATCCACATCATAACGCTCCGGAAACGGCAGTGCCGTTTAGAGAAGGAAAACAATTTAATGTATACCGTTTAGTATCACGATTGGGACTGACGAAGTATGATCTTCCGGCTCCGATGGTTGAAACGGAAAAGACATATAAAAAAGTTAGCCTACTCCTGTCACAGCACATAGGTGCACCGGCAGTACCGGTCGTTAAAGTTGGGGAACAAGTGGACAAAGGACAACTCGTCGCCGAAATACCGGAAGGTAAACTAGGTTCCAGGATTTTTGCTAGTATTAGCGGCACAATTACTGCCGTAGATGGTGATAAAATCATCATCGAGTCCTAA
- a CDS encoding aldehyde dehydrogenase EutE has protein sequence MNIDTTGIEYIVKKVMAEIDVATESGKPIKDGELGIFNDMENAIDAAFTAQKSFMRTTLAFRSKLIAAMRAEMLKKENMETICALAVEETGMGNYQHKLLKHELAVNKTPGVEDLVAEAMTGDDGLTLIEQSPFGVIGSVSPSTNPSETVINNSIGMLAGGNTVVFAPHPSAKKVSALTVKLLNKAIIEAGGPENLIVTTAEPTIESANTMFTSDKITMLCATGGPGVVKTVLKSGKKAIGAGAGNPPALVDETADIEKAGKDIIDGCCFDNNLPCIAEKEVVVVEQVADYLIFNMKKNGAYELTDPQKIQELADTVYPNGRLSRDFVGRDASVILKAIGIDADPSVRVIICETTKDHLFAVEELMMPILPIIRVKDVAEGIDVACALEHGNRHTAIMHSTNVNNLTEMAKRVQTTIFVKNGPSYAGIGVGGEGYTTFTIAGPTGEGLTSAKSFTRKRRCVLVGGFTIK, from the coding sequence ATGAATATTGATACCACAGGTATTGAATATATTGTAAAGAAAGTAATGGCAGAAATTGATGTCGCTACAGAATCCGGCAAGCCAATTAAGGACGGTGAGCTGGGAATTTTTAACGATATGGAAAATGCTATTGATGCAGCATTCACTGCACAAAAATCTTTTATGCGTACAACATTGGCATTTAGAAGCAAACTGATTGCTGCGATGCGAGCTGAAATGCTTAAAAAAGAAAATATGGAAACTATCTGCGCATTAGCTGTCGAAGAAACTGGCATGGGAAATTATCAGCATAAACTGTTAAAACACGAGCTAGCTGTTAATAAAACTCCTGGTGTTGAAGATTTGGTAGCGGAAGCTATGACAGGTGATGACGGATTGACACTAATTGAACAATCTCCTTTTGGTGTCATTGGTTCAGTTTCGCCGTCAACCAATCCAAGCGAAACAGTTATTAACAACTCGATTGGAATGTTGGCAGGTGGTAATACAGTAGTATTTGCACCACATCCAAGTGCAAAAAAAGTATCTGCCTTAACAGTAAAACTGTTAAACAAAGCCATCATTGAAGCAGGCGGACCAGAAAATCTGATTGTAACAACTGCAGAGCCAACAATTGAAAGCGCTAATACAATGTTTACTAGCGACAAAATTACTATGCTTTGTGCAACAGGTGGACCTGGCGTTGTAAAAACAGTGCTGAAGAGCGGTAAGAAAGCTATTGGAGCTGGTGCAGGTAATCCTCCAGCACTGGTAGATGAAACTGCTGATATTGAAAAAGCAGGAAAAGACATTATTGATGGATGCTGCTTTGACAACAATCTGCCATGTATTGCAGAAAAAGAAGTTGTTGTTGTTGAACAGGTAGCAGACTATCTGATCTTTAATATGAAGAAAAACGGTGCTTACGAACTGACAGATCCTCAGAAGATTCAGGAACTGGCGGATACAGTGTATCCTAATGGTCGCTTGAGTCGAGATTTTGTTGGACGTGATGCAAGTGTTATTCTAAAAGCAATCGGTATTGACGCTGATCCTTCAGTTCGAGTCATTATCTGTGAAACTACAAAAGATCATCTGTTTGCGGTAGAAGAATTGATGATGCCAATTCTTCCAATTATCCGAGTAAAGGATGTAGCAGAAGGAATTGATGTGGCATGTGCTTTGGAACATGGAAATCGTCATACTGCTATTATGCATTCTACCAATGTAAATAATCTGACTGAAATGGCAAAAAGAGTACAGACAACTATTTTTGTTAAAAATGGACCTTCTTACGCTGGTATCGGCGTTGGCGGTGAAGGCTATACGACTTTCACAATTGCCGGTCCAACAGGTGAAGGTCTGACATCCGCAAAATCATTCACACGAAAAAGAAGATGTGTACTGGTTGGAGGATTTACCATTAAATAA
- a CDS encoding flavoprotein produces the protein MDMNELLQGSLMDLLVQKVVEEVIRRINAKPQIALVMFTGATIGFKESMDSLSKLQKEGWQLKVVLSDDGMKVQDPEAIKKELNLDTIYHSGNIESQKALYNDVDMMIVATMTINTAAKFANGITDTVLLSLLNHGFMAGVPVVAAKDACDPDNSVRIKAGMGKSTAGYKKMLVSNMDTLTEFGMTLVDAKDLYAACTKTTITEGQAGSVQNEIAEVKNPVSAPVIAGVKQEITLDKKVISRTDILKAREASVIRVPSNAIITDVAAEAIKTFDLKLIRF, from the coding sequence ATGGACATGAATGAACTACTTCAAGGTAGCCTGATGGACCTTTTAGTTCAGAAGGTTGTTGAAGAAGTAATCAGAAGAATTAATGCAAAGCCCCAAATAGCGTTAGTGATGTTTACCGGAGCAACAATTGGTTTTAAGGAATCGATGGACTCACTGTCGAAATTACAAAAAGAAGGTTGGCAATTAAAAGTTGTTCTTTCAGATGATGGAATGAAGGTTCAGGATCCTGAAGCGATTAAAAAAGAACTGAATCTGGATACCATTTATCACAGTGGAAACATCGAAAGTCAGAAAGCTTTATACAATGATGTTGATATGATGATTGTTGCAACAATGACCATCAATACCGCCGCTAAATTTGCAAACGGAATAACAGATACGGTATTATTATCGCTGCTTAATCATGGATTTATGGCAGGCGTCCCAGTAGTGGCCGCCAAAGATGCCTGTGATCCTGATAATTCTGTGAGAATTAAAGCGGGTATGGGAAAATCAACAGCTGGTTATAAAAAAATGCTGGTCTCTAATATGGACACATTAACTGAATTTGGGATGACGCTTGTTGATGCGAAAGATTTATACGCTGCCTGCACTAAGACTACAATTACAGAAGGCCAGGCTGGTTCGGTACAAAATGAAATTGCAGAAGTTAAGAATCCTGTCAGCGCACCTGTAATTGCGGGTGTCAAGCAGGAGATAACTTTGGATAAAAAAGTTATTTCACGAACTGATATTTTGAAAGCGCGTGAAGCTTCAGTCATCCGAGTGCCATCTAATGCGATTATTACCGATGTTGCAGCTGAGGCAATTAAAACATTTGATCTTAAATTGATCAGATTTTAA